The following proteins are encoded in a genomic region of Acidobacteriota bacterium:
- the bamA gene encoding outer membrane protein assembly factor BamA, whose protein sequence is MHNLRAIGFVCLALIAMAIPAAANTDSTAKNTAKGESFKKSQQVVESVDIQGNRRLRDEDLLYYIKTRPGDTYDPAALERDLKELLSLNFFDKTATRVLTEEGVRGGVNVIFEVRELAIIRDLQFKGMKALQESDVLKEFREKRVGISKESVYDPVKARNATRVLREMLASKGFPNAKVTVQEDEVSATSIALTFNIEQGYRSRIVEIDFEGNEKFKDGELRKALELVKETGIIVRFQGMDILDLKKLQYDLQKNVRSYMFSKGYFQARIGEPQVVGLGYKRTGFPILKNFPIPLVTSKDDTLKIIVPVTEGRIFRVGELKVEGNSIFSEQQILGYVGLKKGEIADGKRLQDAVYEDLKKVYGGQGFVQYNAEFEPDFKDNPTNASEGIVDIIIRIDEGKQFSLRRLEFTGNTFTRDRVLRREFLINEGDIYNQNYLEISVARINQTQYFDPVDKDQDVEIRTDEEQGNVDLIVKVKEKGRQQISFNGGISGVGGSFFGLEYSTNNLAGRGEILSFNVGVGNRQQTLQLSYQEPYFRNRPISVGVSIFASRYKFFGEGTFLTQNTDLLNSLYDPNAAITTDSSNLFTQSTYGANVFATAPLSELFFKKRRFTQFSRVGLTYQASLTNITDPAVNALADPSTRIPVIYRQPNILTSKITASFVYDTRQPAKNGIDTLSGSSLSVSLGFAGLGGDVRTYQPNLSYSKFIPIRKKKSKNPDVLAFRIMAGTIGSWAITDKIQNANSISFVGGVPAYERYYLGSENDIRGYNSRSIGPVAPFDTYVTSRAVVVATNAAGTANVNHGLTNRDRDEIATIGQLTGAAGANPALFSRNYRFIGGDTQILGNLEYRIPLFGPATMALFADVGSVFNLRKTGTQTINSEFLQDDTFLGAGRLTALALINTPVLESSFGSILYYRGRVMTKTDYISEFCSGNRFGCPTTLSPQIQQLYLRGEVQQNSLLKVNDSAFSSIKDFKASVGIELRVQVPIVNVPFRLIYYYNPNAKLGYTSELPGIFLPGKRNGFRFTVGRTF, encoded by the coding sequence ATGCATAATCTTCGCGCAATAGGCTTTGTCTGTCTGGCATTGATCGCCATGGCCATTCCGGCCGCAGCCAATACAGACAGCACTGCGAAAAACACGGCGAAAGGCGAAAGCTTCAAGAAGTCTCAGCAAGTAGTCGAAAGTGTGGATATCCAGGGTAATCGCCGTCTTCGCGACGAAGATCTGCTCTATTATATCAAGACACGTCCGGGCGATACATACGATCCGGCGGCACTCGAACGCGACCTCAAGGAACTGCTCTCGCTCAACTTTTTTGATAAGACCGCAACCCGCGTTTTGACCGAAGAAGGCGTCCGCGGAGGCGTCAACGTTATTTTCGAGGTCCGCGAACTCGCGATCATCCGTGATCTGCAGTTCAAGGGAATGAAGGCTCTGCAGGAATCGGACGTTCTCAAGGAATTTCGCGAAAAACGGGTCGGCATTTCGAAAGAATCGGTTTACGATCCGGTCAAGGCCCGTAACGCGACACGCGTTTTACGCGAGATGCTCGCGTCGAAAGGTTTTCCGAATGCGAAGGTAACCGTTCAGGAAGACGAGGTCTCGGCTACGTCGATCGCCCTCACATTCAACATAGAGCAAGGTTACCGTTCGCGCATCGTTGAGATCGATTTCGAGGGTAACGAGAAATTTAAGGACGGCGAACTGCGAAAAGCCCTCGAGTTGGTAAAAGAGACCGGTATCATAGTGCGATTCCAGGGTATGGATATCCTGGATCTCAAGAAACTGCAATACGACCTGCAGAAAAATGTACGTTCGTATATGTTCTCGAAGGGCTATTTTCAGGCCCGTATCGGTGAGCCGCAGGTAGTCGGCCTCGGTTACAAACGTACCGGATTTCCCATCCTCAAGAACTTCCCGATCCCGCTTGTCACATCTAAGGACGACACACTCAAGATCATCGTACCAGTTACCGAGGGCCGTATTTTCCGTGTCGGTGAATTGAAGGTAGAGGGGAACTCGATCTTTTCTGAACAGCAGATCCTGGGATACGTCGGACTGAAAAAAGGCGAGATCGCTGACGGTAAACGACTGCAGGATGCCGTCTATGAGGACCTCAAAAAGGTCTACGGCGGACAAGGATTCGTACAGTACAATGCCGAGTTCGAACCTGATTTCAAGGACAACCCGACGAACGCGTCTGAGGGCATTGTCGATATCATCATCAGGATCGACGAAGGAAAGCAGTTCTCGCTTCGCAGGCTCGAATTTACCGGAAACACGTTTACCCGTGACCGAGTTTTGCGTCGTGAATTCCTGATCAACGAAGGCGACATCTACAATCAGAATTATCTCGAGATATCGGTCGCCCGCATCAACCAGACTCAGTATTTCGATCCGGTCGATAAGGACCAGGATGTCGAGATCCGAACCGACGAAGAACAGGGCAACGTCGATCTGATCGTCAAGGTAAAGGAAAAGGGCCGACAGCAGATCTCGTTCAACGGCGGCATCTCGGGCGTCGGCGGCTCATTCTTCGGGCTTGAGTATTCGACCAACAACCTTGCCGGCCGCGGTGAGATCCTGTCGTTCAACGTCGGCGTCGGAAACCGGCAGCAGACCTTGCAGCTTTCATATCAGGAGCCTTATTTCCGCAATCGTCCGATCTCGGTCGGTGTTTCGATCTTTGCGAGCCGTTATAAGTTCTTCGGCGAAGGAACGTTCCTGACGCAAAATACCGACCTTCTTAATTCGCTCTATGACCCCAATGCGGCGATAACGACCGACTCGAGCAATCTGTTCACACAGAGCACTTACGGTGCAAATGTGTTTGCGACGGCACCGTTGTCCGAGTTGTTCTTCAAAAAGCGGCGTTTTACCCAGTTTTCGCGTGTCGGCCTTACATATCAGGCATCATTGACAAACATCACCGATCCGGCCGTGAATGCCCTTGCTGATCCCTCGACACGCATTCCGGTCATTTATCGTCAGCCGAACATCCTGACGAGCAAGATCACCGCGTCATTTGTATATGACACGCGTCAGCCGGCAAAGAACGGCATCGATACGCTTAGCGGCAGTTCACTGTCAGTCTCACTTGGCTTTGCCGGACTTGGCGGAGACGTACGTACGTACCAACCGAACCTGTCGTATTCAAAATTCATCCCGATCCGTAAAAAGAAATCGAAAAACCCGGATGTTCTTGCTTTCAGGATCATGGCGGGAACGATCGGATCGTGGGCGATCACGGACAAGATCCAAAATGCCAATTCGATCTCATTCGTCGGCGGAGTTCCGGCTTACGAAAGATATTACCTTGGCAGTGAAAATGATATCCGCGGATACAACTCGCGTTCGATCGGACCGGTTGCTCCGTTTGATACGTACGTCACGAGTCGAGCCGTTGTTGTTGCAACAAACGCGGCGGGAACGGCAAATGTCAATCATGGCCTGACCAACCGTGACCGCGATGAGATCGCTACGATCGGCCAGCTCACCGGTGCGGCTGGTGCAAACCCCGCACTGTTTTCACGAAACTACCGGTTCATCGGCGGCGACACACAAATACTCGGAAACCTCGAATACCGAATTCCGCTGTTCGGGCCGGCGACGATGGCTCTCTTTGCGGATGTAGGTTCGGTCTTTAACCTTCGTAAGACCGGCACTCAGACGATAAACAGTGAGTTTTTGCAGGACGACACATTTCTCGGTGCCGGACGTTTGACCGCACTTGCATTGATAAATACACCTGTGCTCGAGAGCAGCTTCGGCAGTATCTTGTATTATCGCGGGCGTGTGATGACCAAGACCGATTACATCAGCGAGTTTTGCAGCGGCAACCGTTTTGGCTGCCCGACAACCCTCTCGCCGCAGATCCAGCAGCTGTATTTGCGAGGCGAGGTTCAGCAGAACTCACTGCTCAAGGTCAATGACAGCGCATTTTCGAGCATTAAGGATTTTAAGGCGAGTGTCGGTATAGAGCTTCGCGTTCAGGTACCGATCGTCAATGTGCCTTTCCGATTGATCTATTATTACAATCCAAATGCAAAATTGGGCTATACGTCCGAACTTCCCGGCATTTTCTTGCCGGGCAAGAGAAACGGGTTTAGGTTTACGGTCGGACGCACATTCTAA
- a CDS encoding OmpH family outer membrane protein: MKRFSLIAVFAILAAISSVSVSAQTASMKVVVINTAAFDGKEGIVKYTNAMTALENEFKPLDAELQTMITKYQTLGKELKTLQDQIAAGTVPVNQSTAQAKADEYQMLELQIKRKQEDGKVRFEKRQPQVMGPILTDIGKAMQEFATSKGYDLILDASKLDQQQILLAFIPGKVDVTKEFITFYNARPATAATATTPR; encoded by the coding sequence ATGAAAAGATTTAGTTTAATTGCCGTATTCGCAATTCTGGCGGCCATATCGAGTGTTTCCGTTTCGGCACAGACCGCGTCGATGAAAGTTGTGGTCATCAATACCGCAGCGTTTGACGGCAAAGAAGGCATCGTTAAATACACCAATGCCATGACGGCTCTTGAGAACGAATTCAAGCCGCTCGACGCCGAACTGCAGACAATGATCACCAAGTATCAAACGCTTGGTAAAGAGCTCAAGACCTTGCAAGACCAGATCGCTGCCGGTACTGTGCCCGTCAATCAAAGCACTGCACAGGCTAAGGCTGATGAATATCAGATGCTCGAACTGCAGATCAAGCGTAAGCAGGAAGACGGCAAGGTGCGTTTTGAAAAACGTCAACCGCAAGTAATGGGCCCGATCCTTACGGACATCGGCAAGGCAATGCAGGAATTTGCCACGTCAAAGGGCTATGATCTGATCCTCGATGCATCAAAGCTTGACCAGCAGCAGATACTGCTTGCTTTCATACCGGGCAAGGTCGATGTGACGAAAGAATTTATTACCTTTTACAACGCTCGCCCGGCGACCGCAGCTACGGCGACGACTCCTAGATAA
- the fabZ gene encoding 3-hydroxyacyl-ACP dehydratase FabZ: MPIYDSVAIQQILPHRYPFLLVDKIIELEPRIRIVGIKQVTVNEHFFAGHFPQAPVMPGVLQIEALAQVGAILALREFENRDSKIPFFSGIQEAKFRRPVVPGDTLTLEVTALRIGSRMQKMRGVAMVDGNITAEAIIMSVIADRPEE, encoded by the coding sequence ATGCCAATATACGATTCAGTCGCGATCCAGCAGATATTGCCGCATCGTTATCCGTTTTTGCTGGTCGATAAGATCATCGAGCTTGAGCCGCGGATCCGAATCGTCGGCATTAAGCAAGTGACGGTCAACGAGCATTTCTTCGCCGGTCATTTCCCGCAGGCTCCGGTAATGCCCGGAGTTTTGCAGATCGAAGCATTGGCACAGGTCGGTGCGATCCTCGCTCTTCGTGAATTCGAGAACCGCGACAGCAAGATACCGTTCTTCAGCGGCATTCAGGAAGCTAAGTTTCGCCGCCCCGTCGTGCCCGGAGATACACTCACGCTCGAAGTCACCGCCCTGCGGATCGGCAGCCGCATGCAGAAGATGCGTGGAGTCGCGATGGTCGACGGCAACATCACCGCCGAGGCGATAATCATGTCAGTAATAGCAGACCGTCCGGAGGAATAA
- the lpxA gene encoding acyl-ACP--UDP-N-acetylglucosamine O-acyltransferase has product MSSFIHETAIVAPGAVIGDGCHVGPFCTIGDEVTLGNGVTLDSNVVVDGHTSIGDETHVFPFVSIGLAPQDLKYNGEPTSTEIGKRNHIREFVTIHRGTGGGGGVTRIGDGNLLMAQAHVAHDCQLGSEIIMANAATLAGHVEIADKASVGAYSGVHQFCRVGYEAFIGGYSVVVKDAMPFAIIQGNHAKCYGLNRLGVKRRGYSKDTIEKLNHAFRLLLSAKLNTSQAVERIKAEIAGCKEVDMLTAFIESSKRGVVK; this is encoded by the coding sequence ATGTCATCATTTATTCACGAAACCGCCATCGTTGCGCCCGGAGCGGTCATAGGCGATGGCTGCCACGTCGGGCCGTTTTGTACGATCGGCGACGAAGTCACTCTCGGCAACGGCGTGACGTTGGATTCGAATGTGGTCGTCGATGGCCACACTTCGATCGGCGACGAAACGCACGTCTTCCCTTTCGTGTCGATCGGCCTCGCTCCGCAGGACCTCAAATACAACGGCGAGCCGACCTCGACCGAGATCGGCAAACGCAATCATATCCGCGAATTTGTCACCATCCACCGCGGCACCGGCGGCGGCGGCGGCGTTACACGCATCGGCGACGGCAATCTGCTGATGGCACAGGCACACGTCGCTCACGACTGCCAACTCGGCAGCGAGATCATCATGGCAAACGCAGCTACGCTCGCCGGTCATGTCGAGATCGCCGATAAGGCAAGCGTCGGTGCCTATTCGGGCGTACATCAATTCTGCCGCGTTGGATATGAGGCGTTCATCGGCGGTTATTCGGTCGTCGTTAAGGACGCGATGCCCTTTGCGATCATTCAGGGAAATCACGCCAAATGCTATGGCCTGAATCGTTTAGGCGTTAAACGCCGCGGCTATTCGAAGGACACGATCGAAAAACTCAACCACGCCTTTCGCCTCCTGCTGTCGGCGAAACTCAACACCAGCCAGGCCGTCGAACGGATCAAGGCTGAGATCGCCGGTTGTAAAGAAGTGGACATGTTGACCGCTTTTATCGAAAGCTCAAAACGCGGTGTTGTTAAATAA